In Tachysurus fulvidraco isolate hzauxx_2018 chromosome 1, HZAU_PFXX_2.0, whole genome shotgun sequence, a single window of DNA contains:
- the LOC113657459 gene encoding probable G-protein coupled receptor 141 isoform X2: MNGESGLPIEYRISLAVLYLLVFIGGIVGVIIMSTTIMSNLLSVTRVSVINLLVLHLIFLLTVPFRVYYYVANQWELGPYFCKLVSSMLHGHMYLSFIFYAIILCNRYLTYFEWRHRQEFYRELHAVIASVTIWAIILAIVIPSTINYGSITDTNNATKNDTQCFAFGTALNNANVKVMNYIICSVVLLIWVLLASCQFYIMWRMRQKHGKFRWVHQEFWAQIKSLCFVLIMLICFVPYQAFRIYYAYTYWTGLEKVNEVFLAVTAFSCFDMLLFAGREVWQSAYKMCCIT, from the exons ATGAATGG cgAATCTGGCTTACCGATCGAATACAGGATCAGCCTGGCGGTTCTCTACCTGCTTGTCTTTATTGGTGGGATCGTCGGAGTGATCATAATGAGCACCACCATTATGTCCAACCTGTTGTCTGTCACCAGAGTGTCAGTGATCAATCTGCTGGTGCTGCACTTGATCTTTCTCCTCACTGTGCCCTTCCGTGTCTACTACTATGTTGCCAATCAATGGGAATTAGGCCCATACTTTTGTAAGCTGGTCAGCAGCATGCTTCACGGGCACATGTACCTCAGCTTCATCTTCTATGCCATCATCCTCTGCAACCGATACCTGACTTACTTTGAATGGAGACATCGACAGGAATTCTACCGAGAGCTGCATGCTGTAATAGCCAGTGTGACTATCTGGGCCATCATTTTGGCTATTGTTATCCCTTCTACCATCAATTATGGATCAATAACGGATACAAATAATGCTACTAAAAATGATACTCAGTGCTTTGCATTTGGAACTGCTCTtaataatgcaaatgtaaaagtGATGAACTATATCATCTGCTCTGTGGTGCTGCTGATCTGGGTGCTCTTAGCGTCATGTCAGTTTTACATAATGTGGCGCATGCGCCAAAAACATGGAAAATTCCGATGGGTTCATCAGGAGTTCTGGGCTCAGATCAAGAGCCTGTGCTTTGTGTTGATCATGCTGATTTGCTTTGTGCCATATCAGGCCTTCAGGATATACTATGCATACACATATTGGACTGGACTTGAAAAAGTCAATGAGGTTTTCCTGGCAGTCACGGCTTTCAGCTGCTTTGACATGCTTTTGTTTGCTGGCAGGGAAGTGTGGCAATCGGCTTACAAAATGTGTTGTATTACATGA
- the LOC113657459 gene encoding probable G-protein coupled receptor 141 isoform X1, giving the protein MNGSESGLPIEYRISLAVLYLLVFIGGIVGVIIMSTTIMSNLLSVTRVSVINLLVLHLIFLLTVPFRVYYYVANQWELGPYFCKLVSSMLHGHMYLSFIFYAIILCNRYLTYFEWRHRQEFYRELHAVIASVTIWAIILAIVIPSTINYGSITDTNNATKNDTQCFAFGTALNNANVKVMNYIICSVVLLIWVLLASCQFYIMWRMRQKHGKFRWVHQEFWAQIKSLCFVLIMLICFVPYQAFRIYYAYTYWTGLEKVNEVFLAVTAFSCFDMLLFAGREVWQSAYKMCCIT; this is encoded by the exons ATGAATGG cagcgAATCTGGCTTACCGATCGAATACAGGATCAGCCTGGCGGTTCTCTACCTGCTTGTCTTTATTGGTGGGATCGTCGGAGTGATCATAATGAGCACCACCATTATGTCCAACCTGTTGTCTGTCACCAGAGTGTCAGTGATCAATCTGCTGGTGCTGCACTTGATCTTTCTCCTCACTGTGCCCTTCCGTGTCTACTACTATGTTGCCAATCAATGGGAATTAGGCCCATACTTTTGTAAGCTGGTCAGCAGCATGCTTCACGGGCACATGTACCTCAGCTTCATCTTCTATGCCATCATCCTCTGCAACCGATACCTGACTTACTTTGAATGGAGACATCGACAGGAATTCTACCGAGAGCTGCATGCTGTAATAGCCAGTGTGACTATCTGGGCCATCATTTTGGCTATTGTTATCCCTTCTACCATCAATTATGGATCAATAACGGATACAAATAATGCTACTAAAAATGATACTCAGTGCTTTGCATTTGGAACTGCTCTtaataatgcaaatgtaaaagtGATGAACTATATCATCTGCTCTGTGGTGCTGCTGATCTGGGTGCTCTTAGCGTCATGTCAGTTTTACATAATGTGGCGCATGCGCCAAAAACATGGAAAATTCCGATGGGTTCATCAGGAGTTCTGGGCTCAGATCAAGAGCCTGTGCTTTGTGTTGATCATGCTGATTTGCTTTGTGCCATATCAGGCCTTCAGGATATACTATGCATACACATATTGGACTGGACTTGAAAAAGTCAATGAGGTTTTCCTGGCAGTCACGGCTTTCAGCTGCTTTGACATGCTTTTGTTTGCTGGCAGGGAAGTGTGGCAATCGGCTTACAAAATGTGTTGTATTACATGA